The window cagaccttacctctaccttgggaaggtagagaggctgttttcgGGAGACCCTCGACTCATTAAAAAGACGAATAGTCAGTAGCAACAACCAGAAACAATAGCAAGATAATAAGATAACCAAGGCTAAAGAAACAACATACAATAATAGAATCTAAAAATAAGAAATTACAAGAATAATGCTAAAACTCCAGGAACGAAACTGAAAAGCACCCAATTACCCACTACCCTAATTCTCGACCTCCACACCTTCCTGTCAAGGGTCATGTCCTCAATGATGAGCTGAAGTTGCGGCATGTCCTGCCTAATCAACTCACCTCATTACTTCTTCGGCTTACCTCTCCCACAacggccaacctctcacacctccttacCGAGACATCTGCATCCCTCCTCCTCACGTGGccgaaccatctcagcctcacttcccgcatcttatattctcatatcaatatgggGGGAAAATATATCTTAAATTATTGGTCAAAGTCCATGTAATTTGACTCTCAAGAAGTAAAACGTGACAAGTAATTTTAGACGGAGGGAGTAAGAAGCATCCATTATTAATAATTTATTAGATGCTATCGTGATGAATTACATGCCAATGGATGTGTAGCGCAAACAATGTCAGATATTTAACATTAGGAAATTGAAGGATCCCCAAAAGATTGATTATTCTAACATGAATTGTATGCAATCTATTGCTAGCTTTTTCTGGGACAGGAAATTCTGCAAAGTTCACATTATCTTATTTCTTCCAGTTTAAAAAAGGAAATCTCATTGAAGAGAAATTAACACCTGACATTACATAACAAACAGTTAAGGAGTTAATTCGTGCAAATGATCCATTCATGCAGTACAAGAAGCTGTAATCACTACAGAGAGATTCACATCCTTCATTTAACTTCAGCAAACTGAGTTTTATTTTTGTGACTTACCTTCCACTTTATACACTTAAGcagtaaattttttattttttttaagattaCACTTAGCAGGAAATTAAAATATTTGATAAAGGATTCCAAGCGGGTGAAGCTCAACAAATTGAGTCCACAGTGCGTGcaatacaataacaacaacaacatacccagtgtaatcccacaagtggggtctggggagggtagcatgtacgtagaccttacctctacctctacctaaattttggatgaaaagagAATCATAAAGATCTGTGTACAACAGAAAAAGTACCTTCTTGGAGCAGGATTTGGATTTCCATATAAACGATTTCTAATTGGAGGTAGAGCTGGAGGAGCAATATTTGTTCCAGCAAACTCAATTTTCATGGGCTTCCCGTCTAGCTGAACATTGTTGTATCTCTTGATAGCTGCCTCAGCATCCCTTCGACGTGAAAAGATTACTTCCGCAGTTCCCTAGAAGAAATAACCTTTGGTTACTATAGAGGTTCATGGAAACTCCTGAAGCATCTTAATCTTGCCAAATTACACAGCAGATTTGCAATACCTTTGATCTTCCACTCTTGTCATAATGAATTGAGTAACGCTTTATATCACCAGCTTCTGAGAAAAGCTCCTATAAAACACCACAAAGACATTAGGTTTCAaagctttctttcttttgttgtttTCTCCAGGAAGGGGTTATAGCCAGAGAATGCCATTTGCCGACTTTACGAGGTGGAGATCAATTACCCGAAAACTATAAAGAGAAAGACATGGTCGCTGACAAAACTCAACCAGACACAAAACTATCACTAGACAGAAGCAGATAACAAGAAGGGATGCATATATGTGTCATTCTTAATAATTCTTAATTCTTCAGTTAATTTGACAGTAACTAGATGCTAATACCTGTCATGCTGCAACCTACCTGGAAAAGATATAGTTCTTAGCTATCCTTTTTCATATAATCAAACTCAATACTTCTTTTTCTTCCCCTTTTTTTGTCAATTATAAATCTCTACATTAAGTTCCTGTTATTGCGATGACAGAAGGCTAACTACATGACTTTATGCAATGCAATTTGGTTGTTGCTACAACATATTATATACTCCACAAAGGGCAAACTATCTTGTAACTGAATCAACACATTTAGGGCGTGTAACATTTTCCGATTTTCTAAAATCCAAATTTCCCATGTTCGGTTGATCAAATTATTTGAAAAACATGTTCTctgggaaaacaagttccttaaaaatgaggtaAAATGACTACCCTAGTAGAAGTAGAGAAAACAAGTTCCCCAAGTGGCATTCCACATTGATTGTGTCCTCCTCACCATCcaacacacctcatcttcacccTCACCCCAGTAGCCCCCATCCCACCACCCCGCACCCCTAACCCACCTCCACCCCCACTTCCcatagtatttgtctagattatatataaatgctTTTAGTTTTTGCTTACACaccgaacacaagaaaataagtaagaaacccagTTACTTTCTTGGaaaagattttcaagaaaacattttccttcataccgaagaCACTCTTAACATCATTAAGCTCATTCGAGGGTAAGGGTGTAATTCGCAGGGTAAAGTTATAGTTCATTTCTGTACTATAATGAGGTAACACCATTGTGAGAGATTATCAAACTACTGGTGGACATTGCCATTTCTTAATGATGAGCACAAAGAGCCTTTAGGTCAAAGTTCAGTATCATGAAATAAGTCCAAAATGACACATGAGCAGTGTTAAAGTTAATTATAGTTAATGCTATATCAACATTCTACtaagtgggcgtttggccataaaaaaattcacttttttcacttttttacactatatttcaccaaaaactacaatttcaaaaactatggccaaacacaactccaactccaaaattccaaaaaaaaaaaaaaaaagtgaaatgttttttggtatttatggccaaacggcacctaaaTAAGTAGCACTCAGTATAATAATTCTATAACAGCTTAACATTTTTAAATATAAGCAAAATATCACCTTGATGTCTTCATTTGAAACCCCATAATCCAAGTTGGAAATGAGGAGCTTGATACCGGTCTCAATCCCCGATATCCCGGCCCCACGGACAGCTGGATACGACGGGGCATGCTCGGCAAACATGTCGTGGTCCCACGCAGACTCTGGTGCTTGAACCTGTGAAAGTCACTTCAACTATTTAAACCTAAATTCACAAGAAATACAATTTAGGGATAATATcaatttttgtccttcatttATAGACAAATTCTGATTTCGGTCCTTGCAATATTTGCCTAAGCACATTTagccttcaattaattaaaatgtgtGATTTTAGTCCCTTTACGTCCAGACCCCActatgtgggatttcactgggtatgttgttgttgttgttgtttattttaGTCCCTTTATGTAGGAAATATATTATATTTAGACTATTTTTAGAAGTACACTAGCCTTATaaatggagcaaaaatacaaCTTTAAATATAACAGATCGGTAATTAAATGGTTGAACAATTAATACTACAGAAAATCTGTGATTATTCACAAGAAAAAAGGGATCAGAAGTGtacatttcaagaaattaaaggTTAAATGTGCCTATTCGGatgggaaattttcaaaaatacacagaccaacataaaatattacgccacatagcccaatatacaatattatagtACATCATTATACCTAGGGAAAGCactatacataatgtatcaaccttgaaAAGTAGTGTATAAAACGTTTTTATACGTAAATATGAGCTAAAACCGggtaaaaaaattcaaaatatgggctacgtggcgtacatattttcaaaaatagacatagagcgtaatttATCCTAGTTGGGATATCACAAGGACTAAAATCAGAAtttatcaataatcatgagaccaAAAGTGCTATTAACCCCTACAATTAAAATGGAAgaatttcaaaaatatacagcttTTGAAAATTCTTACACCAAGTAGCCCATACCTGAGGGgaaaagcattatacataatgtatcaaccttgtatgaAAGTGCATAATAGTGTATCGTAGTTGTTTATACACAAAAATGAGCTTATTCAATAGAAAATATGTGATTATTCACAAGAAAAGGGATCAAAATTGTACATTTCAAATGCTACGAGGACCAAAATCAGAATTTATCAATAATCAAGGGACCAAAACTGCTATTAACCCTACAATTAAAATGGAAGATAGTAATATGCAATAATACACAAGATTAACGAACCGGTCCGGATGAATATGGTGCGGGTCGGTTGGCGGCACGGTTAGGGAAGCGACGGCGTGGACCGGGTCCTGACCCGGATCCGGATCCGGATCCGGGTCCAGATCCGGATGTTCTTGGTCTAGGGTTTCGACTACTGCTGGAACTACTTTTGTTCCTTTTGATTAAATCGTCAAGGGATACATCCAGATTTGACATTATTTTATGAATTTGTATAACAAATTGTATGGAAAATTGAGATCTGGATGTGTTATGTGTTGAGCTAAAAGGGTTGTGAAGTTGGGGGAAAAGGGTTTTAGCTCGGAATTGTTGAAGAGAAAAGATCTTTAATTATCCAATTGCCGTATGGCATTATAGGGTAAATATTCCGGGGTTGTTTGCTTGGCGGACTAAATTATTCTGGGATTATACTCTCGAGATATATAATTGTAGGACTAAGGAGTTGTTTGGTACGATGGTTAagtaaaaataattttggaaaaaaatTTAGGACCGCCTTATCTCATATTTGGTTGGAATAAAATCACAGGATAAGTAATTTCGGGATAAGTTATTTCGAGATTGTAGTATTTTTTTATCTTACATAGAGGGTGGGATAATAATTCTGGGATAACTTGTTccccaaccaaacgagccctaagggTATGTTTGGATCGACTAGGTTTAGGTGCTTTAAAGCTAAAATAGATTTAAACATTTTGTAGCATTTGGGTGAGATAAAAACGTGTTTGTTTTTAGGCATTCCTAAGTTATTGTTTTTTGTTTTAAGCCATAAGTTATaaatccatccaaacaggctctattagagttgacttattttaggtgtttttaagtCAAAATAGTTTTTAAGCACTTTTCTAGAGTTTTTAAGTTAGAATTGACTTATAACTAAATTCATCCAAACAATCTCTAATTTATCCCAACTGGAGGTGGAATAAAATAATTTCAAGTTTGTTGGGATAAGGTGGTATATTCAGGATTAAAGGTGAGATAAAATTTATACTATGTTTGGTTGAGGCAGTACAGATTTATCTTGGGATATTCCATCTTATTTCGTGTATCAAATAGTGATCTAGTTGCTATTTTAGTTACAGAAGAATAAGTATCAAAGTAATCAACAAATTCCTTTTGGTTAAAACCCTTAATCACAAGTCTAGCATTATATTTATCAATTCTACCATCAGATCAATTTCTTCTTAATTGTCCACTTGCTACTTATGGTTTTACAACCTTTAGGCAAATGATACAAATCCCAAGTGTGATTAGAAACTATAGTGTCTAATTCACTTTTAATGATCTCTTTACAAAACATAGCATCTATTGACCTCATTGCTTCGTCATAAGTCTTATGGTTCTTTTATTAGGTAGATAGACACTAATGCATTATTTAAAACATCAATATCAAAAATTTCAGTCAAAATGGCCGTAATAAAATCAGGACCAAAGCTAGTCTCAATTCCATGTCTTTTACTCCTTCTAAGTTCAATTTCATGCTCATTATCAACAATACTAGAAGAAGGAACAACATGAGAATTAACAGGCGCAGATGTAGAAACATTATTTTCGACAACACTAGGCATAtcatttttaaaaggaaaaacatGCTAAAAAAAAATCCGCATCTCGAGATTCACAAATAGAATGATCATTTAAAGACACAAACCTATATGCAACACTATTTTGAGAATAACCAATAAAGACAATGTACAGTCTTAAAACCTAGATTTACACGATTGAAATCAGGTGGACCAACTTTAGCCAAAGACCCCacactttcaaaaatttcaagttaTGGGTGAACCCTTTCCACAACTCATAGGGAGTCTTGTCCAACTTCCTATGAGGGACTCTATCAAGAATATAGTATGCAGACAAGACAGTTTCCCTCCACATGTTGTCGGATAGACCCGAGCTCAAAAACATAATGTTCATCATTTCCTTAAGAATTCGGTTTTTCTGTTCGgctacaccattttgttgggAAATATAAGGAGCACTAACCTCATGTATGATACCCTTTTTCTCACAAAAATCCTATAGAGTATTAGCACTATATTCATCGCCCCTATCAGATCTTAGTCTCTTGATTATCTGTCTAATTGATTTTTCAATTCTGTTTTGAATTTCAAAAACATGCTTTCAACTTCATCTTTAGACTTAAGAAGATATACCTTAGTGTATCTAGAAAAGTCACCAACAAAAGTAATGTaaaatgttatatcctgcattttcgaacgtcgaattatttgtaagctgaggtggggcccacacgtcaagattttttttgggacatgtgacaaattatatgaatcacatatgtgaagttaaacacaactcaagaaggacccttgggccaaatcaaagtggaagccctccaaaaggacaatttaaggaagcattttcggatgatctgacttctaggggcaaaaacggtattataagtttgtaatttgggaaaacgcccagaaataaaagttgtagataattgaattatctttccatccataggtcgtggggccCCATACGATATCgagatcaaaagttatgaccgttttactgaacgaacatccagtcagaaattttaaccctgcgcgaacgcgcccagagggggcgcgaacgcgcagaagaaaATCATTTAACTCtccgcgatcgcgccagaaggcagcgcgatcgcaaTGAGTagttttccagctgcttctggcagcttctaaacgTTATCAAAAGGGAGAAaccccccctcattttcagttgaAAACACGAAGGAAAcaccccaaaaactctccaaaaatctggtgagttctccccaactccccaaaccaaattttgcccaaaccaggtataaaatcccaaatttcagtccgggtagcgtataattattggtgTAGAATCAAATAACAGCGTGTGGGGCCTAAATTTAgcgtggaaaagtggagattaagcaatattaaggggagaaaggtatgaatctcttactatttgtgctaatactagtttatttacgaagaatacgcgattaaataattgtatactgagttaattagttatgaaagttggaaaacagcgtgtgggctgttttatgagatattttggagttgaaaacattataattgatgttggtattgttgttgttgttgttggctgctgaattaaaaattcgggctaggcatataagcaggagagatgctgcccaaatttctgtagacaaatagtgaattaaagaatgctaaaagtcttactattgacaattggtaaatgtgaccatttgtagattttgagcgaaacgggaattgaatttggacaagcgtaagacgcagctaaggtatgtaaagtctttcccttcattcttaggcatgttctgaacataataggctcggccgcgagccttaaatacgactccgttcctcggaattcgatatggaaatctgctccaattccttcagtaagattgaaaccatatccttataaaatatctttaaagtatgcttttgtacgaaaccttcctaaacggagccGGAATACTTTctaatgattatggatgacctcataaggtcttttatcagtaatttatgtatcttgcctcgagttggtccgaggtgggcccacggagccccgataccccgtgaatgatataaattgcctcatttccgtccgtttttcacaggcaacatctgaactatcattttgaacataatatgactgtttttatataaatctcacaatatggttttgatatctgaaaatctagttcgggttatgatctgtcgtgcctccccaagtgacgtgtaggtgcgtagtttgaaaactatctgaatactttgattcgatctgccagttggcctatttctgttccgttgattctgtacgacgatctgtacgtatgtggtttttcattaatcagttcgtgcatatgctatgattcctttcaccggatcccgggccggtatgtatatcgtgcggatgggccgccgagccccatatgtgaattccgaagtatgatgtgtccggttccggggtactgtgttatatgtctgtccccggttaccgaggataaattacgaagtatgatgtgtccgggctcggggtgctgtgttatctgtccgcccccgggtaccgtggttatgttatgatgtgtgacggagatcggagaagaatttctgatatctgacgtattgtggtgccaatggcaggagtggcgaccacgttcctgtaccctatgtgtgattctgtctgtctgtataatttgtgattctgtctgtccgtctggattatctgaccgacgggttacgcttgtgtctgtccgtctggattatctgaccgatgGGTTACGCtcctgtctgtccgtccggattatctgtccgactggctatgactctgtctgtccgtccggattgtctgtccgactggttatgattctgtctgtccgtccgcaTTATCTGTCTGACTGgctacgattctgtctgtccgtccggattatttgtccgactggttatgattctgtctgtccgtccggattgtctgtccgactggtatgattctgtctgtccgtctggattatctgtccgactggctatgattctgtctgtccgtccggattatctgtccgactggttatgattctgtctgtccgtccggattgtctgtccgactggttatgattctgtatgtccgtccggattatctgtccgactggctatgactttgtctgtccgtccggattgtctgtccgactggttatgattctgtatgtccgtatggattccgattctgtatgtccgtatggattccgattctgtatgtccgtatggattccgattctgtatatccgtagggattctgattctgtctgtgtggaccatgattctgtccgtctgtcgggactatgaccctgtctgttcggcttatgaGCCCGTCTAGTATATTTCtacgcttccggtccagatcatgattttgtttcatatatttctgctttacatactcggtacatttttgtactgacccccggttcttcgggggctgcgttacatgcccgcaggtacagacgtactcGGTGAcccgccgccagtctagggcacaggttctgctatcttgaagagctccttttgattcggagcatgtacttcggTATATACATCTTCTGgtatctgtatgttctgtatgtatggaaattctgggtacggcggggccctgtcccgtcatatgattttgtatgtatgttagaggcctgtagatagatgtgtgggttacgggttacatctgttcaggtaggtacgtacgattgtaTGACGTTAttcgtatgttagccttatcggcttatctgtaaatttctgtatgttcaagtatatatatgtttgcgcgcgtgccgtatctgtatcggcctacttctgtaacatctgtttgaaaagaaaaaaaaatctgtatgatacgaaattcagttaagtaggtatgtacgggtacccagctagggtaccagtcgcgacccacggggttgggtcgtgacagaagtggtatcaaatcggttagtcctcggaatgtctacaggccgtgtctagtagagtcttgtttatcgatgtgttgtgcaccacatctataaacaggaagctacagggcatctaggatgttacccttctttgaatcttagatcgtgcgatagagccagctgtaggaaatgaattctttttttttattaacccttgatttcagctggaggacggtatcgacgtaagacagcgactgataATATTGGAAGctgcacagtacacaggtaagtaatggtatgaaagacgtatgttgGGTGAggtatttgaagtatgattgaaacatAAGTTGAAGATTAAAAAGAAacataaacaggaaagtgtagcaggtgccatttgagttgggcatgtgaggtaagcctcggcatctttatacttttatttgaaattgttagccttgtgtggctatgatgtgatatgatatgatatgtatatacgtatatgtgttggccctgtgaggcatgattggtatttctggtgtacaggtttcggatagtaagaaatacagaggaacctctgcccaaaggtcccgcgatacttgttggaatttagttttcttctgtcggtggttggagagcaccttacggtgatattttatcagatttcaccgactatttagagacggaattcgtgggacgaagacttaaatcagTGGCCTGTttgtaattgtatgtatatgtgtatgaaagtgaatatcggagattcagaagggcaacatggtaattgtatgacttcgcccggggtgggacccgctacgagaattttccgaaaatttgctaagaccccgatctgccctaaattacgtgacaaaggtcgtgagtggcgatcgacgaaattatattagccctaacgcgtcaaaatgcgtgaaagtttcggggttaagcgtgctcaagccagagcaattctgggatgggtgaccccctgggaagtaatgcaaaattttgcacaagtgtaagtatgatagatatgaatgaaaatttggggtaatctaaaggaaaagagaatgtgtggagtaattagtgcccttacaggggtcgcgcagaacgaggcggactaaatgggcaaaaagaaaaggtgcaataccgcgcgggaaattgagcgaattcgaataacagtcagagacgttcgccagtaagatatttgTAAATAtgtctgtatgtgtgtatgtgtatgtgtatgattttcatttggtgcccatatgggtcaagagccgagtcccggcaactaacgttgtgatagacggaaggttttactaaatcgaaaacatgaaacgaagcgggggtgaggacacaaatgttgtcaaggactagaaaaaaaaccctatcccattataactcagtctggtatgacgatgttgttgacacccaattttgtcccgcctctcttccaaaatacctatttacgcctctaatatttttagaaaaattaaaatatatatatagtcattttttactaaattatcagcttctcatcaataccggcacttcattattctattgcagttattattattattattattattattattattatttattactattattataattcacaattttatcatttttttagcatttttttaccagcttacgcacacgcatcacatttatcttttttgtgtaattaaataatagtatttattttaatgtggattttcaaaatattattgcacggctattacaacgccattttttatatctgagcattaatgattgcatatctcatattgagcaatattttaacacaagttatttaaacgggtctttatttaaatttagaaaccaaactattttttgtgcacgtagtccgtatttttgacttaccggaccccaaatcaaagtccgattaactcctaatattttttggactagaccatgttTTTTATCTCAATGTTTAGACCagtacatgttttaattcactagtccatccttttaaaacccagtctaaaattgacccgatccacaaatggaccgggtccgatatattttcatcaaaaataagggaaacctaaaaagggttcccctcatttttttttccgcttccgcctcttcttcttcctttctcTCCATCTCTTTCCTCCTCTCAtacctcgccgccgctcccactattccctgttccccgccaccaccgccgcctacccCACTCCCATTTTCCTCTGTTCCCCACTCATATTGTCTCCCCCCACTccctctctcccgctcctccttccccttttcagtacaaaacaacaaaacaaacaaatcTATAAAGAGAAGAAAAAACAACGAGAAGAGGGGAGGCGAGAATCCCTTTACGAAAACAGGTGGGAGAACCCccaaaattgccttgcaaaaacGAGCTAGTGGAACCCGAAATCCCTAAAAATACGGAGGATTTTGGATGGGAAAACCCCCCAAGAACTAAGTTCTCAGTCACACAAAAACTCCTTGAGAATTTGAGTCTTTTAGCCTGAAAAACTCCATAGAAACTGAAAGCCTTCGTTTTGTCGCTAAAAAAAAATCCCCTaagcaaaatttcaatttttatcAATCACTTTCATATCTGGGAATTGAGTTTTGAAGTGTTTGAGTGTAGATTGaagattcgcacccacttcgctgcactcgaaaaaggtaattctctatttttttaatttatttttcgcaCTCGCTATTGCCCTGTGTTATTTTGGTTGTTATTCTAGGATTAGAATATTTTAGTTTAAATAAGCTAATTTTGTTTGACATACAAGTCGGTTTGCAGGTTTTCTGTGTCGATCTGTTTGTATGATTAAGTATGATAATTTGGTTTAGTTTGCTTAAGAATATAAGCAACTTTTATTTAGTCAATTAATTTCGGTCTGATAGCTTAGTAGGTGTTTATGTATTCATTCAAAATTGTTGTCTCAATACATGCTTAAATAGTCATGTTTAATGTGGTTTAGTTTCCGGGCTGTTAGCTAGCAGAATCTGTCTATTCATGCTTTAACTCAATTCAGATAATTTTAGTCTTATTAGCATGTTTGTGTTCATATGTAGTTCATGTGAGTACACTGAATGTTCAAGCTTTTGTATAAATGAAATATACATTCCTGTTTTCAGTTCTCTTATGCTTCCCTCTGATAAATAACGTAGCTGTGAGATTGAATATTTTGTCGGAAGTCTTAAATGAACGAAGAATTTGATAATGGCTTGAACATATTTTCATTTAGGAATAAGAAAATACCTTGGCCCTTTGGTAGTCTGCATACATAAGTCTGAATCTGTCCATTAGGAATTTGTTTATTTATGTAAGTACTAGTTTGATTATATTGTGCTAGCTTGAAATCTTGTTTGGTCAGAATTGTTGAAAATGCTTATGTAGCCTGTTTGATGATTTACTTGATTCCTAAAATAGCTGTTTGGTATTTGGTAGCATAAAGTCATAGTTAAGCATGTATATGTCTGGTTGCAGGTCAACATAGAATggttatttcaaatgatgttaATTCTTAAGGAGCTTAAATTTTGTTGTATGTTAAACCTTGATAATAAGTTATGTACCAGTTTGGTATGAGGCTGCTTTAATCTAAAactaatttatatttgttcttcCAAAGTAAGAACTCCaacttgtttcttttttttttcttttcattgaaTTTCGAATGCTGTTTCTGAAAGAAAGTTTAGAAACCTTAAACCATTTTTAGTATTTCTCTTGAAGGGTTGAAAGAAGAATCTTAAACTGGTAGTGTCAAGTCTGATTTAAAATATGCCATCTCTGTTTCTTGCAGAAAATCCACATTAGCTTACAGATGGTATTGCCATTTAAAAAATGACCTGTTATTCTCTCCAAATGCATGTTAAAGTGTTATCAAT is drawn from Lycium barbarum isolate Lr01 chromosome 8, ASM1917538v2, whole genome shotgun sequence and contains these coding sequences:
- the LOC132606865 gene encoding THO complex subunit 4A-like produces the protein MSNLDVSLDDLIKRNKSSSSSSRNPRPRTSGSGPGSGSGSGSGPGPRRRFPNRAANRPAPYSSGPVQAPESAWDHDMFAEHAPSYPAVRGAGISGIETGIKLLISNLDYGVSNEDIKELFSEAGDIKRYSIHYDKSGRSKGTAEVIFSRRRDAEAAIKRYNNVQLDGKPMKIEFAGTNIAPPALPPIRNRLYGNPNPAPRSQQRGGGFRRPRGGRGGGMRKDGGRGRGRGENVSAEDLDAELEKYHAEAEAMQTN